In the genome of Jatrophihabitans sp., one region contains:
- the cimA gene encoding citramalate synthase encodes MLNDDFHVFDTTLRDGAQREGISYSVADKLAVARLLDSLGVGFLEGGWPGAVPKDTEFFARATRGELALRHATLVAFGATRKAGAAVAEDSQVRALLDSGAPVITLVAKSDVWHVERALRTSRAENLAMVSDTVGYLTAAGRRVFVDCEHFFDGYRHDRDYGLRVLDAAAGAGADVGVLCDTNGGMLPMGIAEVVSAVSARAGIRLGIHTQDDTGCAVANTLAAVAAGVTHVQGTANGYGERAGNADIFSVIGGLVFKMGLDVLPPGTIAESVRVSHAIAEIANLAPDTHAPYVGGSAFAHKAGLHASAIKSGPELYNHLDPGLVGNRQRILITEMAGRASVELKSRELGVDVTSRPDVVSRVVDRVKERESAGWSYEAADASFELLVREELRTAPVQFTVESYRVIIDRRQDGSVMTEATVKVRAGDRRMITTAEGNGPVNALDLALRSALEEVFPKLADLELSDYKVRILPGKHGTDATTRVLIETSDKTEEWTTVGVHPNIVEASWLALADAVRFGLLER; translated from the coding sequence ATGCTCAATGACGACTTTCATGTCTTCGACACCACCCTGCGCGACGGCGCCCAGCGTGAGGGCATCAGCTACTCGGTGGCTGACAAGCTGGCGGTGGCCCGGTTGCTGGACTCGCTGGGAGTGGGCTTCCTCGAAGGCGGCTGGCCAGGCGCGGTTCCCAAGGACACCGAGTTCTTCGCCCGGGCCACCAGGGGTGAGCTGGCGCTGCGGCACGCGACGCTGGTCGCCTTCGGCGCCACTCGCAAGGCCGGCGCCGCGGTGGCCGAGGACTCTCAGGTGCGGGCGCTGCTCGACAGCGGCGCCCCCGTCATCACGCTGGTGGCCAAGTCCGACGTCTGGCACGTCGAACGTGCCCTGCGCACCAGCAGGGCCGAGAACCTGGCGATGGTGTCAGACACCGTCGGCTACCTGACGGCGGCCGGCCGCCGGGTGTTCGTGGACTGCGAGCACTTCTTCGACGGCTACCGCCATGACCGCGACTACGGGTTGCGGGTGCTCGACGCGGCGGCGGGGGCGGGCGCCGACGTCGGAGTGCTGTGCGACACCAACGGCGGCATGCTGCCGATGGGCATCGCTGAGGTGGTGTCGGCGGTGTCGGCCCGCGCCGGCATCCGGCTGGGCATCCACACCCAGGACGACACCGGCTGCGCGGTCGCCAACACCCTCGCGGCGGTGGCCGCCGGAGTGACCCACGTGCAGGGCACAGCCAACGGCTACGGCGAGCGGGCCGGCAACGCCGACATCTTCTCGGTGATCGGCGGCCTGGTGTTCAAGATGGGCTTGGACGTGCTGCCGCCCGGCACGATCGCCGAGAGCGTCCGGGTGTCGCACGCGATCGCCGAGATCGCCAACCTGGCGCCGGACACCCACGCGCCCTACGTCGGCGGTTCCGCCTTCGCGCACAAGGCCGGGCTTCACGCCTCGGCGATCAAATCCGGCCCGGAGCTCTACAACCACCTGGACCCGGGGCTGGTCGGTAACCGTCAGCGGATCCTGATCACCGAGATGGCCGGCCGGGCTTCGGTCGAGTTGAAGTCCAGGGAGCTGGGTGTGGACGTGACCAGCCGCCCGGACGTGGTCAGCAGGGTGGTGGACCGGGTCAAGGAACGTGAGTCCGCCGGTTGGTCCTACGAGGCCGCCGACGCCTCCTTCGAGTTGCTGGTTCGTGAGGAGCTGCGCACCGCGCCCGTCCAGTTCACCGTGGAGTCCTACCGGGTGATCATCGACCGCAGGCAGGACGGCAGCGTGATGACCGAGGCGACGGTGAAGGTGCGTGCAGGTGATCGCCGGATGATCACCACCGCGGAGGGCAACGGCCCGGTCAACGCATTGGACCTGGCGCTTCGCTCGGCTCTGGAAGAGGTCTTTCCCAAGCTGGCCGACCTGGAGCTGTCGGACTACAAGGTCCGTATCCTGCCGGGCAAGCACGGCACCGACGCGACCACCCGGGTGCTCATCGAGACCTCGGACAAGACCGAGGAGTGGACGACGGTGGGGGTGCACCCCAACATCGTCGAGGCGTCCTGGCTGGCGCTGGCCGACGCGGTGCGGTTCGGCCTGCTGGAGCGCTGA
- the ilvN gene encoding acetolactate synthase small subunit has product MSVHTLSVLVENKPGVLARVSGLFSRRGFNIESLAVGPTEHPEVSRMTILVSAEGNALEQITKQLNKLINVLKIVELEPGQAVQRELLLVKVRADEGNRGAVLDIVELFNAKVVDVSPEVLTVEVIGPPAKLEATLKMMEPYGIREMVQSGMVAIGRGPRSMTQTALRAVERAG; this is encoded by the coding sequence ATGAGCGTCCACACGCTGTCGGTGCTGGTCGAGAACAAGCCCGGCGTGCTGGCCCGGGTGTCAGGGCTGTTCAGCCGCCGCGGCTTCAACATCGAGTCGCTGGCGGTCGGACCCACCGAGCATCCGGAGGTCTCCAGGATGACGATCCTGGTGTCGGCCGAGGGCAACGCCCTGGAGCAGATCACCAAGCAGCTCAACAAGCTGATCAACGTGTTGAAGATCGTCGAACTGGAACCCGGACAGGCGGTGCAGCGCGAGTTGCTGCTGGTCAAGGTGCGGGCGGACGAGGGCAACCGCGGCGCGGTGCTCGACATCGTGGAGCTGTTCAACGCCAAGGTCGTCGACGTCAGCCCGGAGGTGCTCACGGTGGAGGTGATCGGCCCGCCGGCCAAGCTGGAGGCCACGTTGAAGATGATGGAGCCTTACGGGATCCGTGAGATGGTCCAGTCGGGCATGGTGGCCATCGGCCGTGGCCCGCGTTCGATGACGCAGACGGCGCTACGTGCGGTGGAGCGAGCCGGTTGA
- the ilvC gene encoding ketol-acid reductoisomerase, which translates to MAVEMYYDDTADLSIVQGRTVAVLGYGSQGHAHALSLRDSGVDVRVGLPEGSKSWGKAEDAGLRVLTPAEAAAEADLIMILAPDHKQRALYTESVEPHLQDGDAVFFGHGFNIRFGYIKPPLNVDVAMVAPKGPGHLVRRQFVDGKGVPVLVAVEQDATGKAFELALSYAKAIGGTRAGAIRTTFTEETETDLFGEQAVLCGGASQLVQYGFEVLTEAGYEPEIAYFECLHELKLIVDLMYEGGIAKQRWSISDTAEYGDYVSGPRVIDPHVKENMRAVLRDIQDGSFAARFIADQDAGAPEFKALRAKGEQHPIEETGRTLRGLMSWVNSDADADYYEGTASR; encoded by the coding sequence ATGGCCGTGGAGATGTACTACGACGACACCGCCGACCTTTCGATCGTGCAGGGACGCACGGTCGCCGTGCTCGGATACGGCAGCCAGGGCCACGCCCACGCGCTGAGCCTGCGCGATTCCGGGGTCGACGTCCGGGTGGGGCTGCCTGAGGGCTCCAAGAGCTGGGGCAAGGCCGAAGACGCCGGGCTGCGGGTTCTGACGCCGGCCGAGGCCGCCGCCGAGGCCGATCTGATCATGATCCTGGCGCCGGACCACAAGCAGCGGGCGCTGTACACCGAGTCGGTCGAGCCGCATCTTCAGGACGGCGACGCGGTCTTCTTCGGCCACGGCTTCAACATCCGGTTCGGCTACATCAAGCCGCCGCTGAACGTCGACGTCGCGATGGTGGCCCCGAAGGGCCCCGGGCACCTGGTACGGCGGCAGTTCGTCGACGGCAAGGGCGTGCCGGTGCTGGTCGCCGTGGAGCAGGACGCCACCGGCAAGGCCTTCGAGCTCGCGCTGTCCTACGCCAAGGCGATCGGCGGCACCCGGGCCGGCGCGATCAGGACCACCTTCACCGAGGAGACCGAGACGGATCTGTTCGGTGAGCAGGCGGTGCTGTGCGGGGGCGCCTCCCAGCTGGTGCAGTACGGCTTCGAGGTGCTCACCGAGGCCGGCTACGAGCCGGAGATCGCGTACTTCGAATGCCTGCACGAGCTCAAGCTGATCGTCGACCTGATGTATGAGGGCGGAATCGCCAAGCAGCGCTGGTCGATCTCAGACACCGCCGAGTACGGCGACTACGTCTCGGGCCCGCGGGTCATCGACCCGCACGTCAAGGAGAACATGAGGGCGGTGCTCAGAGACATCCAGGACGGCTCCTTCGCCGCCCGTTTCATCGCCGACCAGGACGCCGGCGCTCCTGAGTTCAAGGCGTTGCGTGCCAAGGGCGAGCAGCATCCGATCGAGGAGACCGGACGCACACTGCGCGGCCTGATGAGCTGGGTGAACAGCGACGCCGACGCCGACTACTACGAGGGCACCGCCTCCCGTTGA
- a CDS encoding 3-isopropylmalate dehydrogenase: protein MKLAVIPGDGIGGEVVEQALAVLDSVLPGVERTGYDLGAARWRRTGETLPDSVLAELRQHDAILLGAVGDPSVPSGVLERGLLLRLRFELDHYVNLRPAKLHPGVSTPLAGRPDIDFVIYREGTEGPYAGNGGTLRKHSPHEIATEVSVNTAFGVERVVRAAFDGAARRPRKHLTLVHKSNVLVHAGDLWLRTVHRVAEEYPDVTVAYHHADAATIYLVTDPGRYDVIVTDNLFGDILTDLAAAIAGGIGLAASGNLNPSRSTPSMFEPVHGSAPDIAGQAKADPTAAILSVAMLLSHLGHDGAAARIEAAVAADLSTRDPARPGSTGEIGERIASAAAH, encoded by the coding sequence ATGAAGTTGGCGGTGATTCCCGGTGACGGGATCGGCGGCGAGGTCGTCGAGCAGGCGTTGGCAGTGCTGGACTCGGTGCTGCCCGGTGTCGAGAGGACCGGGTATGACCTGGGCGCGGCACGGTGGCGTCGCACCGGCGAGACGCTGCCGGACTCGGTGCTCGCCGAGTTGCGCCAGCACGACGCCATCCTGCTCGGCGCGGTCGGCGATCCGTCCGTGCCGTCGGGGGTGCTCGAGCGCGGGTTGCTGTTGCGGTTGCGGTTCGAACTGGATCACTACGTCAACCTGCGCCCGGCCAAGCTGCATCCGGGTGTCAGCACCCCGTTGGCAGGCCGGCCCGACATCGACTTCGTGATCTACCGCGAAGGGACCGAGGGGCCCTATGCCGGCAACGGCGGCACGCTGCGCAAGCACAGCCCCCACGAGATCGCCACCGAGGTGAGTGTGAACACCGCTTTCGGTGTGGAGCGCGTCGTCCGGGCGGCGTTCGACGGCGCGGCCCGGCGGCCACGCAAGCACCTGACCCTGGTGCACAAGAGCAATGTGCTCGTGCACGCCGGCGACCTGTGGCTTCGCACGGTTCACCGGGTAGCCGAGGAGTATCCCGATGTGACCGTGGCGTATCACCATGCGGACGCGGCGACGATCTACCTGGTCACCGACCCCGGTCGGTACGACGTGATCGTCACCGACAACCTGTTCGGTGACATCCTCACCGACCTGGCCGCGGCCATCGCAGGCGGAATCGGTTTGGCTGCGAGTGGAAACCTCAATCCCAGCCGAAGCACCCCGTCGATGTTCGAGCCGGTGCACGGCTCGGCCCCTGACATCGCCGGTCAGGCCAAGGCTGATCCGACCGCGGCGATCCTGTCGGTCGCGATGTTGCTCAGCCACCTCGGTCACGACGGGGCTGCGGCCAGGATCGAGGCGGCGGTGGCCGCCGATCTGAGCACACGTGATCCTGCCCGCCCGGGCAGCACCGGCGAGATCGGCGAGCGGATCGCGTCCGCTGCCGCCCACTGA
- a CDS encoding DUF222 domain-containing protein codes for MDKLTDGVTSAPLAGLVDELSSYLGDVSAGLFGKLTDADVLAELREFEVLRRRLAVVDHALVAELGRRALAGRLVLGSTSALLQAALRLSPHEARQRVAASQVCGPRWGLTGEQLETLLPDVAAAQAAGVVSSEHARVIAATLDELPSSVDPADVAAAEQQLVKAATQLRPRQVGVVGQRILAHLNPDGVLASDEEHARRRSFALIPEADGSYRATGRLTPTCGAQLLAWLTPRSAPRPTDDAGPDPRSHGQRMHDALEDLAALAVRRTELVDSGAPAQVIISMTADQLA; via the coding sequence GTGGACAAACTTACCGACGGCGTCACTTCGGCACCCCTTGCCGGCCTTGTCGATGAGCTGTCCTCCTACCTTGGCGACGTCTCGGCCGGCTTGTTCGGCAAGCTGACCGATGCCGACGTGCTGGCTGAGTTGCGGGAGTTCGAAGTGCTGCGGCGCCGGCTCGCGGTGGTCGATCATGCCTTGGTCGCCGAGCTAGGACGGCGCGCGCTGGCCGGTCGGTTGGTGCTGGGGTCCACGTCGGCGCTGCTGCAGGCCGCATTGCGGCTGTCGCCGCACGAGGCGCGCCAGCGAGTGGCCGCGTCGCAGGTCTGCGGGCCGCGGTGGGGGCTGACCGGTGAGCAGCTCGAGACGCTGTTGCCCGACGTGGCGGCTGCCCAGGCTGCGGGGGTGGTGTCTTCTGAGCACGCTCGGGTGATCGCCGCGACCCTTGATGAGCTACCCAGCTCGGTCGATCCGGCCGACGTCGCTGCCGCCGAGCAACAGCTGGTCAAGGCGGCGACCCAGCTGCGGCCCCGCCAGGTCGGGGTGGTCGGGCAGCGAATCCTGGCCCACTTGAATCCGGACGGCGTGCTCGCCTCCGATGAGGAACACGCTCGGCGCCGGTCGTTCGCGCTGATTCCCGAGGCCGATGGCAGCTACCGCGCGACCGGCCGGCTCACCCCGACCTGCGGCGCTCAACTGCTCGCCTGGCTCACTCCTCGATCAGCGCCGCGACCCACCGACGACGCCGGCCCGGACCCGCGCAGCCACGGCCAACGGATGCACGACGCGCTGGAAGACTTGGCCGCTCTGGCGGTGCGTCGCACCGAGCTGGTCGACTCTGGGGCGCCTGCCCAGGTGATCATCAGCATGACGGCCGACCAACTAGCC